In Sphingomonas sp. LT1P40, the DNA window GACCGTCGTGAACCCGGCTTTCAACATCGCCTTCACATTGGCGGTGCCCTGAATCGCCCAGAAGCTGTCGGTAAATTGCAACCCGGTATAGCCGCCGTACAGCGGGTTGCTATCCAGATGGACGTGCATGTCGATCAGGCCCGGCAGGATCGTCTTGCCGCTCAGATTGATATGCCGGACATCGCTGCCCCAGCGCACCGTGCGCGCATCGGCGATGCTGGTGATCCGTCCGTCGGTGATGAACACGGCGGGGAACTCGACCATGGTCCCCGCGACCACATCGACCATCCGGTCGGCCGTTACCACCACCGATTCCGCACTTGCGGGGGCTGCGATCATCGCCAGCGCCGTTCCGATCATCCACCGCTTCATCGTCTGCATCCTCATGCCGTCGCCAGATTGCCCATCGCCGCGTCATAGGCCATCTGCGCGCCGCAAATGTCCACCGCAAAGCCGATCCACATCGCCATCAGCACCACGGTCGAGAGCACGAACAACATCGCCCGCACCGGCACCTTTTTCGGCCCGATATGCACGAAACTGTGGACCGCACGCAGCGCGACATAGACCCACGCCAGCACCACCTGCACGAAACTGTCCTGACTGGTGATCAGCAGCAGCGGCACCAGCGCAAAGAACAGCACCGGCATCTCGAACAGGTTGCGATAATTGTTCGCGGGCATCTCGACCGGCGCGAAATAGCGCATCGCCGCTTCCCCGCTGGCCAGATCGTCGCGGCGCGGCGGATTCTTCCGGATATGCCCGCCGCGCGTCACGAACATCGTCAGAAACACGATGAAGATCAGCGCGACCATCGCAAAGGTCGGCCACAGAATTGCCAGCTTCATGTAACCCACTCCCCCGGTTCGCACCCAGAGACTGGCTGCGCCGGGAGAGTCTGTCCAGCCTTACGCTTACATATGCAGCTGCCGCCCGTAAGCCGCCAGCACCGCCTCGTGCATCGTCTCGCTGATCGTCGGATGCGGGAACACCGTTTCCATCAGCTCCGCCTCGGTCGTCTCCAGCGTCTTGCCGATGGTGTAGCCCTGGATCATCTCGGTCACTTCCGCGCCGATCATGTGTGCGCCCAGCAGTTCTCCGGTCTTCGCGTCGAACACCGTCTTCACGAAGCCTTCGGCCTCGCCCAACGCGATCGCCTTGCCATTGCCGATAAAGGGGAAATTGCCGACCTTGACGTCATACCCGGCCTCCTTCGCCTTCGCCTCGGTCAACCCGACCGACGCGATCTGGGGATGGCAATAGGTGCAGCCCGGGATGTTGAGCGGGTCCATCGCATGCGGATGCCCGCCCGCAATCGCTTCCGCCGCGATCACGCCCTCATGGCTCGCCTTGTGCGCCAGCCACGGCGGCGCAGTGATATCGCCAATCGCGTAAATGCCCTCGACATTGGTCTTGCAGTCCGGCCCGGTTTTCAGGAACCCGCGATCGTCCACCGCAACGCCCGCTTCCTTCAACCCGATGTCCGCCGTGTTCGGTACGATGCCGATGGCGACGATGACATGGCTGAAGTCGCTGGCCGTGACCTTGCCGTCCTTGTCCTTGATCGACGCCTTCACGCCGCTCGCGCTCGCCTCGATCTTCTCGACGCCCGCCTTGGTCAGGATCGTCATCCCCTGCTTCTTCAGCGCCTTTTCCAGATGCGCGGAGATGTCGGCATCCTCGACCGGCACGATCCGGTCCATCATCTCGACCACCGTCACGTCCGCGCCCATATCGTTATAGAAACTCGCAAACTCAATCCCGATCGCGCCCGATCCGATGACCAGCAGCTTGCTCGGCATCTCCGGCGGCGTCATCGCGTGGCGATAGGTCCACACGCGCTTCCCATCGGCGGGCAGGTTCGGCAAATCCCGCGCCCGCGCGCCGGTCGCCACGATAATGTTCTTGGCCGTCAGCTCGGTCGTCTTGCCGTCCTCGGCCGTGACGGTCAGCTTGCCCTTGCCGGACAGCTTGCCGGTGCCGAAATGCACCGCAATCTTGTTTTTCTTCATCAGGTGCGTGACGCCCTGATTCAGCTGCTTGGCCACCCCGCGTGAGCGCTTGACCACCGCCGCGATGTCCGCGCTGATCTTCTCGGCGGCGAGGCCGTAATCCTTGGCGTGCTGCATGAAGTGGAAGATCTCCGCCGAGCGCAGCAGCGCCTTGGTCGGGATGCACCCCCAGTTCAAACAGATGCCGCCCAGCAATTCGCGCTCGACGATCGCCACTTTCTTGCCCAGCTGGCTCGCGCGGATCGCCGCGACATAGCCGCCGGGGCCGGAACCGAGCACGATCACGTCATAGGATTCAGCCACGTCGATCTCCACTTTGCCGCGCCGTCGGGCGCAGGACGTCGTAATTGAGGATCAGCCAGAACAGTGCCGCCACCGGCCCCACCACCAACCCGAACTTGATATACTCGTCCGCCGTATCCGGCACGATCTGCATCGCAATCAGCCAGGCGATGACCGCACCGATCGCCGTCCCCAACGCCAGCAACGCCACCGCCAGCAGCACGGGATGCAACCGCAACCGCCGCAACACCACAAACCCCGGCCACCCGACGATCAGCCCCGCCAGCACGATCCCAACCAGCACGCCGATGCTCTTCCAGTCGCTCAGCGCGCCTTCCGATTCCAGCATGCGATACACCGCGATATTCGCCAGAAACCCGCCGATCAGCGCGGGCGCGATAAACCGGCGCAGGATCGCCACGACCCATGTCATGCGCCCTCGTCCACCGGGCGTGCCTTGCGATCCTCGCCCACCGCGACGAAGGTGAATACGGCCTGCGTCACGAGCTGATATTCGTCGCCATGCCGGCCCCGCCGCCATGCCTCGACATCAATCTTCATCGACGTGCGGCCGACGCTCACCAGCGTGGCATAGACCGACACTTCGTCGCCGACGAACACCGGCGCATGAAACTGCATCCCGTCCATCGCCACCGTCGCCGCCCGCCCGCGCGCGCGACGCGCAGCGAGCAACCCGGCGGCAAGATCCATCTGCCCGATCAGCCACCCGCCGAAGATGTCGCCATAGGCATTGGCATCGCTCGGCATCGTGCTGACACGGATCGTCGGCTCGACTGTCGGGGGTGCGCGATCAGGCATCGGTGCCTTCCTTGTCCGCCCGATCCGCCGCCACCGCCCGCCGCATCGGCCCGATCCCCATCAGCATGATGCAGACAATAGCGATGGCCGTCACGATCCACACATCGCGCGCCGCCAGCACATAGGCCCAGGCGGCGACCGCCCCGGTCATCAGCGCAAACGCGATCCCGGCGGCGATATGCAATGCTTCAGTCAGCGCGCGCATCAAGCGTTGCTCTTTCGCTTCTCAAGCCATGCGGCAAAGCAAAAAGCCGCAACGAGAATCGTAATGATAATCGCGGGCCAGGTGAGTGCCCCAGGGTCCGCTTCCCCCAGATAGTTGATCGCCCGCCCCGTCGGCACGCCCAAAGCGACTGCAACGACAATCTGCAGAATTATTCCAACAGGTTGCTCGAACTGGCTAAAAATCGCCCGGACCGCCGTAACGATGGGCAGCATGACCAACATCAGCATCAGCGCCATCACCGCTACGCTGCCCAAACCTAGCAGCGCGACACCTAGATTCCAGTGCGGCTCGGGGGTCGGCGGATAAAGAATCACCCCGATTGCCACAAAGACACTCATTGCCAACCAGAACGCAGCACACGCACCCACAACACCGCGAAACCCCGGCGAATAGCGGAATTTCGTGCTGTCCCGCACGGCCCTTAAGCCAGCAGGCCCATCGGCGATTCGATCAGCGCCTTCAGCACCTTCATCAGTTCGGCCCCGTCCGCGCCATCGACCGCGCGATGGTCGAAGCTGCCCGTCGCCGACATCACCGTCGCCACGCCCAGCGCGTCGTCGACAATATACGGCCGCTTCTCGCCCGCGCCGACCGCCAGGATCATCGCCTGTGGCGGGTTGATGACGGCATCGAACTGCTTGATTCCGAACATACCCATATTGCTGATCGACGCGGTGCCGCCCTGATATTCATGCGGCTGGAGCTTGCCTTCCTTCGCACGCTGGCCAAGCTCCTTCATCTGCGTCGAGATGCTGGCGAGACCGATGTTCGCGGCGTCGCGGATGATCGGGGTGATGAGACCGGTCGGGGTCGAAACCGCCACTGAGACATCGGCGCGGCTGTATTTGATGAGCTTGTCGCCGGCATAGGTCACGTTGCACTTCGGCACCTGCGTCAGCGCCACGGCCAGCGCCTTGATGAGCAGATCGTTGACCGACAGCTTCACGCCGCGCGCTTCCAGGCTCTTGTTGAGCTGGCCACGCAGCTTCAGCAGCGCGTCGAGCTGGATATCGACGGTCAGATAGATATGCGGAATCGTCTGCTTCGCCTCGGTCAGGCGGCGCGCGATCGTCTTGCGGATATTGCTGAGCTTTTCTTCCTCATGCGGAATGCTCTCGTCATACCACACCGCCGATGGCGCAGCAGCCGGTGCCGATGCGGCCGGCGCGGCAGGTGCCTCCGCAGCCTTCGCCGCAGGCGCCGCCGCGCCCGGCTTCGCACCCTCCAGATCCGCCTTCACGATGCGCCCGCCCGGACCCGACCCGGTCAGCGACGCCAGCTCGACGCCCTTCTCCGCTGCGATCCGCCGCGCCAGCGGGCTCGCCTTTACGCGATCACCACCCTCGGCCACAGCCGCGCCGTTGCTCTTCGGCGCTGGGGCCGCAGCAGGTGCCTCGGCTGTCTCTTCCTTGGGCGCTTCGGCTGCCTTGGGCGCCTCAGTCTTCGGAGCCTCGACCGCCGACGCATCCTCGCCGTCCGCCGCCAGCACTGCGATCACGGTGCCGACCTTCACCCCATCGGTACCCTCGGCCACCACGATCTTCGCAATCACGCCCTCGTCGACCGCCTCGAACTCCATCGTCGCCTTGTCGGTTTCGATTTCGGCCATCAGGTCGCCGGCCTTGACCGAATCGCCCTCCTTCACCAGCCATTTGGCGAGGGTGCCCTCCTCCATCGTCGGGGAAAGTGCTGGCATCTTGATGTCGATCGACATGGGCGGGGAGGATCCTGTCGTAGGCGTGAGGTTCGCGCCCTCCTTGCGCGATGAACGGCGCGGGTCAAGTCCGGCGCACTTGCGCTCGGCCCCTTCGCACGTCACGACCTGTATGAAACGGGAGGGGATGGTTTCATGCGTACCTATTTGGTCGTGATCGATGAGACGCCGGAGGCGCAGATCGCGCTGCGCTTCGCCGCCCGCCGCGCGGTCAAGACCGGCGGCAGCGTCGAGATTCTCGCGCTGATCCCCAAGCCCGATTTCGTCCAGTGGGGCGGCGTCATGGCCACGATCGAGGACGAAGCCCGCCAGCGCGCCGAATCGCTCGTCACCGGCGCGGCGGGCACGCTGATCCAGGAATCCGGCCTGAAACCCACGATCACGGTGCGCGAGGGCGACGGCCCAAAGATCATCCGCGATATGATCGCCGACAATCCGGAGATCGCGGCACTGGTGCTCGGCGCGGCGGAGGGCGGCGCACCCGGCGCATTGGTCACCCATTTCGCCGGGGGCGACATGGCCGCGCTGCCGGTGCCGCTGATGATTATTCCTGGCAGTCTCGACCGCGAGGCGATCGACAGGCTAAGCTGAGCCCATGCGCACCCTCCCCTTGCTCGCCCTGCTCGTCGCAGCCCCCGCAACCGCCCAGCAACGCCCCGCCGATATCGCGCCAAGTCCGGAGCGGCTGAAGGCCGATGTCGAGAAACTGGTCAGCTTCGGCACGCGCCACACTTTGTCCTCCGCCACCGACCCGAAACGCGGCATCGGCGCGGCGCGCAACTGGGCCGCAAGCGAACTCAACCGCATCGGCGAAGCTTGCAAATGCATCGAGGTCGCCAAGATCGGTCGCACCTTCACCGGCCCGCGCGCACCGAACGGGGTCGAGGTGGTCAACGTCCTCGGCTTTCAGGCCGGCGAAGACCCCAAACGCGTTGTGATCGTCCAGGGCCATATCGACAGCCGCGTCACCGATGTGATGAACTTCACTGCCGATGCGCCAGGCGCGAACGACGATGCTTCCGGCGTGGCGCTGGTGATCGAAGCCGCGCGCATCCTGTCGAAACAGAAGCTCAAGGCCACCGTGATCTATGCGGTGCTGTCGGGGGAAGAACAGGGGCTATGGGGCGGCACCTTGCTGGCGGAAACCGCAAAAGAACGCGGCTGGACCGTCACCGCCGTGCTCAACAACGACATCGTCGGCAATACGCTGGGCCAGAATGGCGTCCGCGTCGCCGACCGCGTCCGTGTCTTTTCCGAAGGCATCCGCGCGTCCGAACTTCAGGACGACCAGATCAAGCGCCGCGGCGATGGCGGTGAGGATGACGGCCCCAGCCGCGCACTGGCCAAGGCGATCGACGGCATCGCCGCCGAAAAGCCAGACAGCCTCGACGTGTTCGTCGTTCGCCGCCCCGATCGCTTCGGGCGCGGCGGCGATCACGAGCCGTTCCTGAAACTCGGCTACCCCGCCGTGCGCTTCTCGGTCGGGGTCGAAAATTACGACCAGCAGCATCAGGATCTGCGCACCGAAAGCGGTCGCGTTTATGGCGACACGGTCGACAAAATGGACTTCCCTTATCTGGCGAAGGTCACGTCGCTCAACATCGCCGCGATCCGCCGTCTCGCCAACGCTCCTGCTGCCCCGACCGGCGTCACGCTAAACGGCGCGCTGTCGAGCGATATTGCGGTAAAGTGGGATGCCGTCCCCGGCGCGCGCAGCTATCGCGTCTACTGGCGGCGCAACGACACACAGACCTGGACCGATCAGCGCGGCGTCGCCGGACGAACCGAAACGGTGTTGAAGGACGTGATCGTCGACGACCATTTCGTCGGCGTCTCCGCCGTCGCGGAGGACGGCAGCGAGAGCATCGTCACCTTCGGCACCCGCCCGCCGCGCTAGGCGCGACGGGCTAGCCGATCAGCAGTAGCATTTCGCCTTGGTCGGCGTCCGCCACAACCGCTTGCTCGGCGCGCGGCGCACCGCCCGCTGCGTCACATAGCTCGAGCTTTCCTCGATCACTTCCTCGGTCACGGTCGTGGTGGTGACCACGGGTGCCGACTGGATGACGATCGTCGTGGTCACCGGCGCGGTGTAATAATAACCCCCGCTCGCCGCGTACCCGCCCCCGACAAAGCCGCGCTGCTGATAGCCACAGCCCTGTCCACAGGGGCTTTGCGCCGCCGGCGCACGGTAAACCGGCGCTGGCGGCGCATACCCCCCCGGGTATGGCTGTGACGGGATCGGTCGATCCTCGTAGCGATCGTCATAATCGTCCTCGGGTGCCTGATATTGCGCGCCATAGCCCCCGCTATAACCGCCGCCCCCTGCGCCACCCTGTGCCTCGGCATAGGCATAGCCGTCGCCCGCATAGGCATAGGCATCCCCGCGATCCCAATCGAGCCCGCTCACCGAATCCCACACGCGCCCGCCGCGATCGACCAGCACCGCGTCGTCATAATAACGCACCCAGTTATAGCCATAAGGCGGGCGGCTAAGCCCCCAGTTCGACCAGTCGGACAGAAAGAAGCTGCCGCCGATCCAATAGCTGGGCATCGTCCAGCCGCGCACCGGGCGGCGATACGCGCCCCAGCCGCCGGGGGCGCGCATCCCGCCCTGCCAGCGCCCGCCGACCTTCTGGCCCCAGCGGCTGCCCGGGCGTTGCGCGCCGGGGTTCCATCCGCCCGGACGCGGCGCGCCCTGCATCCGCCCGCCCTGCTGCTGTGGCGGATTGATCCGCGCCGGCGGAGTCGCGCGCGGCGGCAGGCTTGCCCCCCGGCCCGACTGCTGCACCCATTGGCCACCGCGCCACACACGCTGCGCCTCGGCTGGAACAGCGAGCGACACGCCGACAGCGGCGGCCACGATCAGGGACAGATTACGCATAAAAACCGACACTCCTGGTGTGAGGCGCGGCTCCCGAAAGCAGGGGACGGAAGTCGCGCCTCTTCACACTTTTTTAACACTGTAGGCCCGGCGTCTCCACCACAGCCTATGGTTAAAAAAGTCCCGATCCGGGGCAGGAATTAACCAGCAATTCTGGGGGCAAGCAATGCAACCAAAGCCTCGCATCCCGCCGCGTCTTCGGCATCGAACCGCCCGGTCAGCGGACTGTCCAGATCCAGCACACCAACCAGCACCCCGTCATGCACAATCGGCACGACCAGTTCCGAATTGCTGGCAACATCGCACGCGATATGGCCGGGAAATTCATGGACGTCGGCCACCAGCTGAGTCTCCAGCGTCGCCGCCGCCGCGCCGCACACGCCCTTGCCGAACGGAATGCGGATACACGCCGCCTTCCCCTGAAACGGCCCCAGCACCAGCTGCTCGCCGATATTGCGGTAAAATCCCGCCCAGTTCAGGTCGGGCAGATATTGCCAGATCAGCGACGCGGCATTGGCCATATTGGCCACCGCATCGCTCTCCCCCGCCGTCAGCGCGTCCAGCGCGGCGTGCAGGTCACGGTAAAGCTCGGCCTTCGAGCCGGCGGCGATATCGAATTCATACATGCACGCGATGTAGGCGAGCCATAGCCCGTGCGAAAGGCGGCAATGGTCGAAACTTGGTCGGAACAAATCCTCCCCCGCCAGGGGGAGGTGTCAGCCTCGAGGCTGACGGAGGGGGCGGATGCCAGACGGTTGGCGGCGTGCGTCCGCCCCCTCCGTCGCTTCGCGCCACCTCCCCCTGGCGGGGGAGGATTGAAACCAGATACCGATGCTGCTCAGTCGATCTGCACCCGCCCCCGCCCCGCCTTGATCGCCGCCCGCCCCTTCTTCTCGTCCACGCGCCGCGCCTTGGCCGCCTTGCCCGGCTTGGTCTTGATCCGCCGCGCTTGTCGCTCCAGCGCCTTGTCGATCAGCTCGCCCACCCGCTCGCGCGCATCCTGCCGGTTGGCATCCTGCGTGCGAAAACGCCGCGCGGTGACGATCAGTTCGCCGCCCGCGGTCATCCTGCTGCCCGCCAGCACCTTCAACTGCGCATAGGCATAGGGCGGCAGGCCCAGCCGGAACACGTCGATGCGCAGCTGAACCGCTGTCGCCACCTTGTTGACATTCTGTCCGCCCGGTCCGGATGCCGCCAGAAACTTCTCCTCGACGATCGCATCCTCGGGGATGTCAGCCATCGCCGTTCGGCGCTGCCGCGCCACCCCCGAACCCCATGTCCTTGAACCGCTGCGGCAGCGGCGCTTCGGCATGCACGTCCGGCTTGCCCGGGCGCGGCACGGTCAGCTGCGCGGCGTGCAGCATCACCTTGTGCCCCGGTGCCGCGCCATAATGCGTGTCGCCGGTGATCGGAAAGCCCAGCCCTTCGGCCGCATGCACGCGAATCTGGTGCGTGCGCCCGGTCTCTGGATAAAAGGCGACGAACGCCCGCCCCTCATGCGTCGCCATCACCCGCCAGCGTGTGCGTGACGCCTTGCCGCCCGCCTTGTCCGCGCCCTCGCCCGTCATCCGCCAGCCATCCTCGACGCTCGATATCTTGATGAGCGGCATGTCGATCAGGCCCGACTCTTCTGCCGGAATCCCGTCGATCACGGCGACGTAACGCTTGGTCACGCTGCCATTCTCGAACGCCTGCTGGAACCGTGCATGTGCCTTGGGATGCCGCGCCAGCAACAGGCAGCCGCTCGTATCGCGGTCAAGCCGATGCACCGCCGTCGGGATCCGCTGAAACCCGAAGGTCAGCCCCATGATGTGGTTTTCGAGGCTGAGCGAGCCGTCACGCGGACGATCGACCGGCAAACCCTGTGGCTTGTCGATGACGATCGCCTCACCGTCGATAAAAAGTACCTGATCCTGAATCATCGCCGCGCCCTATCACCGCGGGCGCAACGATAACAGTGTCACCTTCCCAGGCGGATCTGGCAGAACGACGTGCGCCCCTGCACCAATGTCGCCCATTGGCCGTTCCAGCTGCCCCCGGCGCGGTAGGCCAGCGCGGGACATTTCTGCTCGGCGTCGCGCTGGTTCCAGATCGGACCGGCCAGGATGTCGAACGTCTCGCCACGCGGGCCACCGCCACCGGGACCCCGCCCGCCGCGATCGCTGCGGTCGTCATCGCGGTCGTACCGGTCGTCGTCGCGGCGGGGCGGATCGAGGCGGCGCGGCGCGGTCCAGGGATCCGCGCTGCGGCTGGCATTGGTCATCGGGTACAGGTCACGGCGCGGGCGGTTGCCCTCGACGATCAGGATCATCTTGCGGAACACGTCGATCTGGATCTCGACCGGCCGCCCATCGCTGCTCAGATACACCGACCATTGATCGCGCCGGTTCTCACGAAAGGTAAAGGCGACCCGCCCGCGTGCGTCCAGTTCGACCCAGCGGCCATTGCCCTGCATGACAAAGCGGCCCTGCGCATAGCCGGCGGAACGGATATTCTCGCCCGTCGTGCCGGGTTCGATCTCCTGCGCGGCGGCGGGGACGGCTACGACGACACCCCCAACTGCGGTCAAATGCGCCAATGCGAGTGCGGCAAGCCGCGCGTGTGTCCGTACCATGCCTCGACTCCCCCAGATGACGGGCGGAGGGTAAATCAGCATCACCCGCACCCCAAGCGGAATCGTCACGTCACCGAAACGGCGTTACCCGGATCGGAGAAGGCATAGGCATCCATTGCCAGCACGCCATAGGTGAAGCTGTGGTGCAGCCGTTCGGCGCGCGCACCGCCCGCGCCCATCGCGGCGAACAGCGGCAGGATATGGTCCATCGTCGGGTGGTTCTGCCGCCCGTGCGGCGCACGTTCCACGGAATGCAGCACGGCATCGATGTCGCCCGCGTCAAAGCGCTCCTTGACCCAATCGGCAAAAGCGGCCGCCCAGTCGGCGATTTCGGCATCATGGTCCCGCCCTTCACCGAAGATCGCACGCAGATTATGCGTCAGGCTGCCCGACCCGACGATCAGCACGTTGCGCTCGCGCAAGGGCGCCAGCGCCTGTCCCACGCGATAATGCCATTCGGGCGGATGCGCCGAACTGATGGACAGCTGCACTACCGGCACATCCGCGTCCGGCCAGCCGAGCATCAGCGGCACCCACGCACCGTGATCCAGCCCGCGCTTGGGGTCCAGAAACACCGCGAAACCCGCCGCGTCGATCAGCGCCGCGACCTCGCTCGCCAGCGCCGGATCGCCCTTCGCCGGATACTCCAGGTCGAACAAGGCCTGTGGAAACCCGCCAAAATCATGGATCGTCGCCGGATTGTCCACCGACGTCACCACCGCCTCGGCCATGTCGTGATGTGCGGAAATAACGACGATCGCATCAGGCCGCTGAACCAGCGAACCCAGCCCGGACAGGAAATCCCGCGCCGGACCGGGCTCGATCATAATCATCGGCGAGCCATGCGATACGAATAGCGAAGGTTGCACGGCTCACGTCTCCTTATGCGATCAGTTTCGCCGCGACTTCGGCGATCCGGCGGCCCTGATAGCGCGCACCGGCCAGATCGACTTCGCTCGGCTGACGGCTGCCATCGCCGCCCGCAATCGTGGTCGCGCCATAGGGCGCACCGCCGCGAACCTCGTCCACGCCCATCTGGTCGGCATGGCCATAATCCAGCCCGACAATGGTCAGCCCGAAATGCAGCAAATTGGTGATGACACTGAACAGCGTCGTCTCGTTGCCGCCATGCTGGGTCGCGCTCGACGTGAACGCCCCGCCGACCTTGCCGTGCAGCGCGCCCTGATACCACACGCCACCAGCGGTATCCCAGAACGACGCCATCTGGCTCGACATGCGACCGAAACGCGTCGGCGTGCCGACGATGATCGCGTCATAATCCTTGAGCACGTCCGGCCCCGAAATCACCGGATGCGCGGTGTCGGTCTTGAAATGCGACGCCTCGACCACGGCCTGTGGCGCGGTTTCCGGCACGCGCAAAATATCGACCTCGGCACCCGCACCGCGGGCACCCTCGGCAACGGCCTCAGCCATCTGCTGGATATGGCCGTAAGACGAATAATAAAGAACCAGAACCTTCGCCATTGCATGTCTCCTCGTTCGCAAAAAATAGGTTGGAGCGGCCCGCCTTCAGGGAGGGGGAAGCGGACCGCTCCGGGGGGGGTCAGTCGGCGTCGACCAGCACGATCTCCGCATCCTCGATCGCGGTAATCGTCACGGTCTGACCACCGGTCAGCGCCGCACCGTCACGCGCGTCGAAGGGCTTCCCGTCGATCTCGATTCTGCCGACGGCGGGGACGAGATAGGCGTAACGCCCCTCCCCCACGCTGTGCGTCAGGCTCTCGCCCGCTTTCAGCGTCGCGCCCAGCACGCGCGCATCGGCACGGATCGGCAGCGCGTCGTCGTCACCGTCGAACCCGCTGGCCAGCGTCACGAACTTGCCGGAACGCTCGCCCTTTGGGAAAGGCTTGGCGCCCCAGCTCGGTGCACCGCCATTGGCACGCGGCATGATCCAGATCTGGAACAGCGTGGTCGTCTCGCTCTCCAGATTATATTCGGCATGTCGCACCCCGGTCCCGGCGCTCATCACCTGAACGTCGCCAGCACCCGTGCGGCCCTTGTTGCCCATCGAATCCTGATGCGTGATCGCGCCTTTGCGGACATAGGTGATGATCTCCATGTCCTTGTGCGGATGCGCCGGAAAACCGCTGTTCGGGGCGATCTCGTCGTCGTTCCACACCCGGATCGCGCCCCAGCCCATGCGGCTCGGATCATAGTAATCGGCAAAGCTGAAGTGATGACGGGCATTGAGCCATCCGTGATCGGCATGGCCCAGGCTGTCGAAAGAACGTTTCTCGATCATATTGGCCTCCTTGGTTGACGCCCAAGATAGGCTCTGCGATCACGACGTAAATGGAAACGTCCGAAACTGATCGTTTCAGAAAGCGCATGACCATGGCGGTACGGTTACCCGATTTTGAGGCTTGGGCGATGTTCGCCTGCGTCGTCGAGCACCGCTCGTTCAGCGGCGCTGCCGAAGCCATCGGCGTCAGCAAGGCAACCGTGTCAAAAGCGATTTCCCGCCTCGAAGCCCATCTCGGCACCTCGCTATTCCACCGCACCTCACGCCGCCTGACCCTCACCGACAGCGGCAACGCGCTCGCCGAACGCG includes these proteins:
- a CDS encoding MAPEG family protein, which codes for MKLAILWPTFAMVALIFIVFLTMFVTRGGHIRKNPPRRDDLASGEAAMRYFAPVEMPANNYRNLFEMPVLFFALVPLLLITSQDSFVQVVLAWVYVALRAVHSFVHIGPKKVPVRAMLFVLSTVVLMAMWIGFAVDICGAQMAYDAAMGNLATA
- the lpdA gene encoding dihydrolipoyl dehydrogenase, translated to MAESYDVIVLGSGPGGYVAAIRASQLGKKVAIVERELLGGICLNWGCIPTKALLRSAEIFHFMQHAKDYGLAAEKISADIAAVVKRSRGVAKQLNQGVTHLMKKNKIAVHFGTGKLSGKGKLTVTAEDGKTTELTAKNIIVATGARARDLPNLPADGKRVWTYRHAMTPPEMPSKLLVIGSGAIGIEFASFYNDMGADVTVVEMMDRIVPVEDADISAHLEKALKKQGMTILTKAGVEKIEASASGVKASIKDKDGKVTASDFSHVIVAIGIVPNTADIGLKEAGVAVDDRGFLKTGPDCKTNVEGIYAIGDITAPPWLAHKASHEGVIAAEAIAGGHPHAMDPLNIPGCTYCHPQIASVGLTEAKAKEAGYDVKVGNFPFIGNGKAIALGEAEGFVKTVFDAKTGELLGAHMIGAEVTEMIQGYTIGKTLETTEAELMETVFPHPTISETMHEAVLAAYGRQLHM
- a CDS encoding acyl-CoA thioesterase; the protein is MPDRAPPTVEPTIRVSTMPSDANAYGDIFGGWLIGQMDLAAGLLAARRARGRAATVAMDGMQFHAPVFVGDEVSVYATLVSVGRTSMKIDVEAWRRGRHGDEYQLVTQAVFTFVAVGEDRKARPVDEGA
- a CDS encoding pyruvate dehydrogenase complex dihydrolipoamide acetyltransferase — protein: MSIDIKMPALSPTMEEGTLAKWLVKEGDSVKAGDLMAEIETDKATMEFEAVDEGVIAKIVVAEGTDGVKVGTVIAVLAADGEDASAVEAPKTEAPKAAEAPKEETAEAPAAAPAPKSNGAAVAEGGDRVKASPLARRIAAEKGVELASLTGSGPGGRIVKADLEGAKPGAAAPAAKAAEAPAAPAASAPAAAPSAVWYDESIPHEEEKLSNIRKTIARRLTEAKQTIPHIYLTVDIQLDALLKLRGQLNKSLEARGVKLSVNDLLIKALAVALTQVPKCNVTYAGDKLIKYSRADVSVAVSTPTGLITPIIRDAANIGLASISTQMKELGQRAKEGKLQPHEYQGGTASISNMGMFGIKQFDAVINPPQAMILAVGAGEKRPYIVDDALGVATVMSATGSFDHRAVDGADGAELMKVLKALIESPMGLLA
- a CDS encoding universal stress protein produces the protein MRTYLVVIDETPEAQIALRFAARRAVKTGGSVEILALIPKPDFVQWGGVMATIEDEARQRAESLVTGAAGTLIQESGLKPTITVREGDGPKIIRDMIADNPEIAALVLGAAEGGAPGALVTHFAGGDMAALPVPLMIIPGSLDREAIDRLS
- a CDS encoding M28 family metallopeptidase; amino-acid sequence: MRTLPLLALLVAAPATAQQRPADIAPSPERLKADVEKLVSFGTRHTLSSATDPKRGIGAARNWAASELNRIGEACKCIEVAKIGRTFTGPRAPNGVEVVNVLGFQAGEDPKRVVIVQGHIDSRVTDVMNFTADAPGANDDASGVALVIEAARILSKQKLKATVIYAVLSGEEQGLWGGTLLAETAKERGWTVTAVLNNDIVGNTLGQNGVRVADRVRVFSEGIRASELQDDQIKRRGDGGEDDGPSRALAKAIDGIAAEKPDSLDVFVVRRPDRFGRGGDHEPFLKLGYPAVRFSVGVENYDQQHQDLRTESGRVYGDTVDKMDFPYLAKVTSLNIAAIRRLANAPAAPTGVTLNGALSSDIAVKWDAVPGARSYRVYWRRNDTQTWTDQRGVAGRTETVLKDVIVDDHFVGVSAVAEDGSESIVTFGTRPPR
- a CDS encoding RcnB family protein: MRNLSLIVAAAVGVSLAVPAEAQRVWRGGQWVQQSGRGASLPPRATPPARINPPQQQGGRMQGAPRPGGWNPGAQRPGSRWGQKVGGRWQGGMRAPGGWGAYRRPVRGWTMPSYWIGGSFFLSDWSNWGLSRPPYGYNWVRYYDDAVLVDRGGRVWDSVSGLDWDRGDAYAYAGDGYAYAEAQGGAGGGGYSGGYGAQYQAPEDDYDDRYEDRPIPSQPYPGGYAPPAPVYRAPAAQSPCGQGCGYQQRGFVGGGYAASGGYYYTAPVTTTIVIQSAPVVTTTTVTEEVIEESSSYVTQRAVRRAPSKRLWRTPTKAKCYC
- a CDS encoding GAF domain-containing protein, which translates into the protein MYEFDIAAGSKAELYRDLHAALDALTAGESDAVANMANAASLIWQYLPDLNWAGFYRNIGEQLVLGPFQGKAACIRIPFGKGVCGAAAATLETQLVADVHEFPGHIACDVASNSELVVPIVHDGVLVGVLDLDSPLTGRFDAEDAAGCEALVALLAPRIAG
- the arfB gene encoding alternative ribosome rescue aminoacyl-tRNA hydrolase ArfB translates to MADIPEDAIVEEKFLAASGPGGQNVNKVATAVQLRIDVFRLGLPPYAYAQLKVLAGSRMTAGGELIVTARRFRTQDANRQDARERVGELIDKALERQARRIKTKPGKAAKARRVDEKKGRAAIKAGRGRVQID